Proteins co-encoded in one Methylomonas albis genomic window:
- a CDS encoding glycosyltransferase family 4 protein translates to MKNILLVTRNFPPLTGGMERLNLHLYFELNKTFYVSIAGPAGCREYLDADTQYHEFPHRPVAAFLFYSFWATLRLALRKRPDIIIAGSGITALSARLVGYLFNAKVITFLHGLDIIERHPIYRAFFFPAIRASDRILVNSNSTARLAVSQRVAAHKIKVIHPGVRIPLENIFNDKGGDFRTTFGIPEDTAILLSVGRLTERKGLVEFISHSLADIVKAHPKTILVIIGDEPSNAFRHKTGLKNKILKMVKKDKLENHVMLLGHVTEHTLEAAFKVSQLHIFPVIDLPNDIEGFGMVAIEAAAYGLPTFAFAVGGVPDAIADNVSGYLFQSDDYQSLTENIIQFIIGSKEHEGITQESCKHHAAKFSWILFGENVSKECHELLQ, encoded by the coding sequence ATGAAAAATATTCTGCTAGTCACCCGTAACTTTCCACCACTTACCGGAGGTATGGAACGGCTCAATCTACATCTGTATTTTGAATTAAATAAAACATTCTATGTATCGATAGCTGGCCCCGCAGGTTGTCGAGAATATCTGGATGCGGACACCCAATATCACGAATTCCCTCACCGCCCGGTGGCAGCATTTCTTTTTTACTCTTTCTGGGCAACATTACGACTTGCCTTACGAAAAAGACCCGACATTATTATTGCTGGTAGTGGAATCACAGCATTATCTGCACGGTTAGTCGGCTATTTATTCAATGCAAAAGTTATAACCTTTCTTCATGGCTTGGATATTATTGAAAGACACCCTATTTATCGTGCTTTTTTTTTTCCAGCAATTCGTGCAAGCGATAGAATATTGGTTAACAGCAACAGCACCGCTAGGCTTGCCGTCAGCCAGAGGGTCGCCGCGCATAAAATCAAGGTAATTCATCCCGGCGTTAGAATTCCATTAGAAAATATTTTTAATGATAAGGGAGGTGATTTTCGCACTACTTTTGGAATCCCAGAAGATACCGCCATTCTGCTCAGCGTAGGCAGATTGACTGAGCGAAAGGGGCTTGTAGAATTTATTTCCCATTCGCTTGCTGACATAGTAAAAGCTCATCCTAAAACGATATTAGTTATTATCGGAGACGAACCAAGCAATGCTTTTCGCCATAAAACAGGCTTAAAAAATAAGATTCTAAAAATGGTTAAAAAGGATAAACTTGAAAATCACGTTATGCTCTTAGGCCACGTCACAGAACATACACTTGAAGCCGCTTTTAAAGTCAGCCAGCTACATATTTTTCCTGTTATTGATCTGCCAAACGATATTGAAGGGTTCGGCATGGTCGCAATTGAGGCTGCGGCTTACGGACTTCCTACATTTGCGTTTGCGGTCGGCGGGGTACCCGATGCTATAGCCGACAATGTGTCCGGCTATTTGTTTCAATCAGATGATTATCAGAGTCTGACAGAAAACATAATTCAATTTATTATTGGCTCGAAAGAACATGAAGGAATTACACAAGAAAGCTGCAAACACCATGCAGCAAAATTTTCATGGATATTATTTGGTGAGAACGTATCCAAGGAATGTCATGAGTTATTGCAGTGA
- a CDS encoding GDP-mannose 4,6-dehydratase, with protein MKTIVFGINSQDGHYLSELCKAKYMSVIGVSRSEGSWIKGDISIREQTESLIKTHKPQYLFHLAANSTTRHDALFENHETISTGTLIILEAVKRHSPDTKVFITGSGLQFVNTGTPISEHDEFEAGCAYSVARIQSVYAARYYRSLGIRAYVGYLFHHESPFRKPNHVSKMIALAAQRIAGGSNELIELGDISVKKEWTFAGDVAQGIFTLVEQDEIFEAVIGSGITYSIQDWLEACFEIIGKNWREHVRIREGFIPEYKQLVSNSETINALGWRPNVTFPDLAKIMMSST; from the coding sequence ATGAAAACAATTGTTTTCGGCATAAACAGCCAAGACGGCCATTATCTAAGTGAGCTTTGCAAAGCAAAATATATGTCGGTAATTGGGGTTTCCAGGTCAGAGGGAAGCTGGATAAAAGGAGATATCTCTATTCGTGAACAAACCGAATCTTTAATAAAAACTCACAAACCCCAATACCTTTTTCATCTTGCAGCCAATTCAACCACGCGGCACGATGCCCTGTTTGAAAATCACGAGACCATTTCTACAGGTACATTGATTATTCTTGAGGCTGTTAAAAGGCATAGCCCAGATACCAAGGTATTCATTACGGGCAGCGGTTTACAATTCGTCAATACCGGAACCCCCATTTCAGAACACGATGAATTTGAAGCAGGCTGCGCTTATTCTGTGGCGCGAATTCAATCCGTGTATGCGGCTAGGTATTACCGGTCGCTGGGGATTCGCGCTTATGTTGGATATTTGTTCCATCACGAAAGTCCGTTTCGAAAACCGAATCACGTCAGCAAGATGATTGCACTAGCAGCACAACGTATCGCAGGAGGAAGTAACGAACTCATTGAGCTAGGAGATATTTCTGTGAAAAAGGAATGGACCTTTGCTGGCGATGTCGCACAAGGAATTTTTACTTTGGTTGAACAGGACGAGATATTCGAAGCCGTCATTGGTTCCGGTATTACCTATTCGATTCAGGATTGGCTTGAAGCATGTTTCGAAATCATCGGAAAAAACTGGCGCGAACACGTGCGTATTCGAGAAGGCTTTATTCCGGAATATAAACAACTGGTGTCAAATTCTGAAACGATAAATGCACTAGGTTGGCGTCCAAATGTGACTTTTCCAGATTTGGCGAAAATAATGATGTCATCGACCTAG
- a CDS encoding glycosyltransferase codes for MRLLFLCKRRPQGRDLLTRPYGRFFYLPYYLAQQGHDITLLLLDYHAGDPIYHHAHGIKWFSVSVQPLKQASGPMAYLRQAEKIVNTQTPDWIIGFSDTWYGILAAYLGKRYGVKTLIDAYDNYESYIPWFKPLHWLWRHSLRRCTAVSAAGPQLAKLMARSRADNVSTVIPMTADPIFHPLNDCYVRNRFNLPNGVPLIGYCGSLYENRGVETLFQAMRYLVNQLPEAKLVISGRREQGIKIPIDLRHAVIELGYLADDDMPLLINALDVLVVINRHSAFGEYSYPVKLYEAMHCQKPVIASDSAGAKWILQGHPECLADSGDSVNFAKRIHQALSWKTKEYNSSHDWAFSSKLFKDLLGH; via the coding sequence ATGCGTCTATTATTTCTATGTAAACGCCGCCCACAAGGAAGAGACCTTCTAACTCGACCTTATGGGCGTTTTTTTTATTTGCCATATTATCTTGCGCAACAAGGTCACGATATCACCTTATTGTTACTGGATTATCATGCTGGCGACCCAATCTATCACCACGCTCACGGTATAAAATGGTTTTCAGTGAGCGTTCAGCCACTGAAACAGGCAAGCGGACCCATGGCTTATCTTAGGCAAGCAGAAAAGATAGTTAACACGCAGACACCTGATTGGATAATCGGATTTTCAGATACTTGGTACGGTATTCTCGCGGCATATTTAGGGAAGCGATACGGCGTAAAAACTCTAATTGACGCTTATGACAATTATGAAAGCTATATCCCCTGGTTTAAACCCTTACATTGGCTTTGGCGTCACTCTTTGCGGCGATGCACTGCGGTAAGCGCCGCCGGCCCTCAATTAGCTAAATTAATGGCGCGCAGCAGAGCGGATAACGTTTCCACGGTTATCCCTATGACAGCCGATCCGATATTCCACCCGCTGAATGATTGTTATGTAAGAAACCGCTTTAACTTGCCTAATGGAGTCCCGCTCATTGGTTATTGCGGCTCTCTTTATGAAAACCGGGGTGTAGAAACATTATTTCAAGCAATGAGATATTTAGTAAACCAGCTTCCAGAAGCTAAGCTTGTGATTTCCGGACGTCGGGAACAAGGCATAAAAATACCTATAGATCTGCGGCATGCTGTTATCGAGCTTGGTTATCTGGCAGATGATGACATGCCGCTGCTGATCAATGCGTTAGACGTATTAGTGGTAATCAACCGTCATTCAGCATTTGGCGAATACAGTTACCCCGTTAAGTTGTATGAAGCCATGCATTGTCAGAAACCTGTTATTGCTTCAGACTCGGCTGGCGCAAAGTGGATTTTGCAAGGTCATCCAGAATGCTTAGCCGATAGTGGTGACTCTGTGAACTTCGCGAAACGGATTCATCAAGCGCTGTCCTGGAAAACTAAAGAATACAATTCCAGTCATGATTGGGCGTTTTCTTCAAAACTATTTAAGGATTTACTAGGTCACTGA
- a CDS encoding glycosyltransferase family 4 protein produces MTIYIDCTDFFRGDGNTGIRRTERNVIINMLSICTDRAIPCQMAYYDPFYGFIIAADSSKGISYFTSISLATRQFLRLKNLFKKVFLFLSPTFIDRVWGEYTRLLILPIFLPASIPIILIANLVTHLSPKNIWKPSSKDILFIPGSSWWSAFYSNAVAETKNNNAKIVTIIYDLIPITHRNFVTKVHEKNFSSKIDFALASSDLILSISHDTAKVIEQYISDHPDIHKKDIVAFKLGADLDLISDSLKTREYLHKLFEKNTVYISVGTIEPRKNYNFLLDAFECIWQTHPDLKLCIIGKYGWESDATIARIKSHPMFGSSLIWFQDLSDNELSFCYKNAKALIFPSMTEGFGLPLVEALSFKCPVLASDIPVFHEIGGNYCSYFSLTNKDELVSLIHKSSQVVSCENTENFSWPTWKECTAEILNIIETNVINSNLVK; encoded by the coding sequence ATGACTATTTATATTGATTGTACAGATTTTTTTCGCGGAGATGGCAACACAGGCATTCGTAGAACTGAGCGAAATGTAATTATAAATATGCTTTCAATTTGCACGGATAGGGCGATTCCATGTCAAATGGCCTATTACGATCCGTTTTATGGTTTCATTATTGCAGCTGACTCCAGCAAAGGAATCAGCTACTTCACTTCCATTAGCCTCGCCACGCGGCAGTTTTTACGACTAAAGAATTTATTTAAAAAAGTATTTTTATTTTTGTCACCAACCTTCATAGATAGAGTATGGGGGGAATACACTCGCCTCCTCATTTTACCGATATTTTTACCAGCATCCATACCAATAATTTTAATAGCCAATCTAGTTACTCATTTATCGCCAAAAAACATATGGAAGCCATCAAGTAAAGACATACTATTCATTCCCGGCTCATCTTGGTGGTCAGCGTTCTACAGCAATGCTGTTGCAGAGACAAAAAATAACAACGCCAAGATAGTTACTATCATATACGATCTTATTCCAATTACTCATCGTAATTTTGTAACAAAAGTACACGAAAAAAACTTTTCCTCAAAAATAGACTTTGCACTAGCGTCATCTGATTTGATATTGAGCATATCTCACGATACGGCAAAAGTTATTGAACAATACATATCAGACCACCCCGATATCCATAAAAAAGACATTGTGGCCTTCAAATTGGGAGCCGATCTTGATTTAATCAGTGATTCTTTAAAAACAAGGGAATATCTTCATAAATTATTTGAAAAAAACACTGTATACATATCTGTCGGCACCATTGAACCACGAAAAAACTATAATTTTTTGTTAGATGCTTTTGAATGCATTTGGCAAACACATCCTGACCTTAAGCTATGTATCATTGGAAAATACGGGTGGGAATCAGACGCTACTATTGCAAGAATAAAATCGCATCCAATGTTTGGATCGTCTTTGATATGGTTTCAAGACCTTTCGGATAATGAACTATCATTTTGCTATAAAAATGCAAAAGCATTAATCTTCCCATCCATGACTGAAGGTTTTGGCTTGCCACTGGTTGAAGCGCTATCATTTAAGTGCCCGGTTCTCGCAAGCGATATACCGGTGTTTCATGAAATTGGCGGCAATTATTGTTCTTATTTTTCCCTCACAAATAAGGATGAACTCGTATCATTAATCCATAAGTCTAGTCAAGTCGTTAGCTGTGAGAATACCGAAAACTTTTCATGGCCCACGTGGAAGGAATGCACTGCCGAAATACTGAATATTATAGAAACAAATGTCATTAACTCAAACTTGGTTAAATAG
- a CDS encoding glycosyltransferase, translating into MSKIKLQHQKRIFWLGMHKVLVETEFPMLKKMGYEVFRPPYLSNIQDQSVSDKWEVGDTTLPRNVLNKLCRYNFFYNSISHEIGEILNTYFDVVIVTIHPDWLLSVLKVFSGTVLYRCYGQIGIVSKKLYENGAFDLIQGRENFWFLPHANECLSDEQIWLQNVGHVVPYWLTDDVLDLKDTWATTEIRRQTIALSCPNITNAYYQTHFRYLKEFFEQRKFRYYGVQLEPNADPNVVGTLSRAAFLSEFSKESGYIYTYRERNVCYLPPIEMMMLGGPVLYFPNSLLHRYFGFNSPGLVKNEEDALRVAQLIINGDKALISEIIDSQESIRRRYLKEYGQPIFENTIKALLESSSSSVTPKIIYDLNQQEIFDYDPVLILSHFKNTYVHCNGLYSSIEETPRVMQQFVKALNLKDIPVMVTALENEATVVHGFYAAECASPDLVKVIPLSELGIYYLENASNRFIKSLINGCGNRSNEHFLRILDTIKGKRKIRNIKSFYRLIKSILTYLFLLFQNIIIAYVASKKISKLFSSISPKLRYAVVPHYYNFPEAISLNAPLLAYIPDYIPHFFTGRECFPKSNKNVAIGVKLAKKAKKVLTDSAFSKEYLPNSALKVPADKIVSFLTPYFGASNKQNDLMAIPINLIQKLDGRKFVFYPAQYHPNKRLDLLVRSWCLAVKSLPELFLVLTASFIPEVSQNEIRSNGLLDKLFIFNKVNDTTLAWLYKNASCLGYSSEMEGNFPTQLLDALINDCPIVCMDNPLIRFELCSYMELLLHAPFADVGKFAELILHAIEYRNEVLDNQNLLKNEIIEHFSFQKFAANVYALDTEMANYEF; encoded by the coding sequence ATGTCCAAAATAAAATTACAGCACCAGAAAAGAATATTTTGGCTTGGAATGCATAAGGTGCTAGTTGAAACCGAATTCCCTATGTTAAAAAAAATGGGATACGAGGTTTTTCGCCCGCCTTATCTTAGCAACATCCAAGACCAATCTGTTTCTGATAAATGGGAAGTTGGCGATACAACACTTCCAAGAAATGTGCTTAATAAGCTATGTCGATATAATTTTTTTTATAATTCTATCTCTCACGAAATAGGGGAAATATTAAATACATACTTTGATGTTGTTATCGTAACAATTCATCCTGATTGGTTACTTAGCGTACTGAAGGTTTTTAGTGGGACAGTATTATATCGTTGCTACGGTCAAATTGGGATTGTGAGTAAAAAGCTGTACGAAAATGGCGCTTTCGATTTAATCCAAGGACGAGAGAACTTCTGGTTCTTGCCACACGCAAATGAATGTTTATCTGACGAGCAGATATGGCTTCAAAATGTGGGGCATGTTGTGCCTTACTGGTTAACTGATGATGTACTTGATCTTAAAGACACTTGGGCAACTACAGAAATTCGCAGGCAAACAATCGCCCTCTCATGCCCAAATATTACGAACGCTTATTATCAAACTCACTTTCGTTATCTAAAGGAATTTTTTGAGCAAAGGAAATTTCGGTATTACGGTGTTCAGTTAGAACCCAATGCCGATCCGAATGTTGTTGGTACGCTTTCACGTGCAGCATTTTTGTCAGAATTCTCAAAAGAGTCTGGTTATATCTATACCTATCGAGAGAGAAATGTTTGCTATCTTCCCCCCATCGAAATGATGATGTTAGGAGGTCCTGTTCTGTATTTCCCAAATTCGTTATTGCATCGATATTTCGGATTTAACTCCCCTGGATTGGTAAAGAATGAAGAAGATGCACTGCGGGTTGCCCAACTTATTATAAATGGCGATAAAGCTCTCATATCTGAGATAATTGATAGCCAAGAGTCAATTAGACGACGTTATTTAAAAGAATATGGCCAACCTATATTTGAAAACACCATAAAGGCCTTATTGGAGAGCTCTAGCTCTTCTGTTACTCCCAAGATTATTTACGATTTAAATCAGCAAGAAATTTTTGATTATGATCCAGTATTAATACTCAGTCATTTTAAAAATACTTATGTGCATTGTAATGGGCTGTATTCCTCTATTGAGGAAACTCCAAGAGTAATGCAGCAGTTTGTTAAGGCCTTAAACTTAAAAGACATTCCTGTTATGGTCACGGCACTAGAAAATGAGGCTACTGTTGTACATGGATTTTACGCAGCTGAATGCGCTAGCCCAGATTTAGTTAAGGTAATCCCATTATCAGAGCTAGGCATATACTACTTAGAAAATGCGAGCAATAGATTTATAAAAAGTCTGATCAATGGATGCGGAAATAGGTCAAATGAGCATTTTCTGAGGATATTGGATACAATAAAAGGAAAGCGTAAAATCCGCAACATAAAATCGTTTTATAGACTAATAAAATCCATTTTAACGTATTTATTTCTTTTATTTCAGAACATTATTATAGCTTATGTAGCTTCAAAAAAAATAAGTAAACTATTTTCATCTATTTCCCCAAAGTTAAGGTATGCTGTCGTCCCCCATTATTATAATTTTCCTGAGGCAATTAGCCTAAATGCTCCTTTGTTAGCCTATATTCCAGATTATATACCACACTTCTTTACTGGCAGAGAATGCTTTCCTAAAAGTAACAAAAACGTTGCAATAGGGGTGAAATTGGCTAAAAAGGCTAAAAAAGTTCTAACAGACTCTGCTTTTTCTAAAGAATACTTACCTAACTCTGCATTGAAAGTACCTGCAGATAAGATCGTATCGTTTCTTACGCCTTATTTTGGTGCATCGAATAAGCAAAATGACCTTATGGCTATTCCAATTAATTTGATTCAAAAGCTTGATGGACGTAAATTTGTGTTTTATCCAGCGCAATACCATCCTAACAAACGTTTGGATTTACTGGTTCGAAGTTGGTGTCTGGCCGTAAAAAGTTTACCAGAACTTTTTTTGGTTTTGACGGCTAGCTTTATTCCTGAGGTCTCGCAGAATGAAATTAGGAGTAATGGCTTACTTGACAAACTATTTATTTTCAATAAAGTCAATGATACAACTTTGGCTTGGCTTTATAAAAATGCATCCTGTTTGGGATATTCATCCGAAATGGAAGGCAATTTCCCTACACAGCTATTAGACGCACTAATTAATGATTGCCCCATAGTTTGCATGGATAATCCTCTGATTCGTTTTGAATTATGTAGTTACATGGAGCTACTATTGCATGCTCCATTTGCTGATGTAGGTAAATTTGCTGAATTGATTTTACACGCCATAGAGTATCGAAATGAGGTGCTTGACAATCAGAATTTGTTAAAGAATGAGATAATTGAGCATTTTAGCTTTCAGAAATTTGCTGCAAACGTATATGCATTAGATACTGAAATGGCAAATTATGAATTTTGA
- a CDS encoding sodium ion-translocating decarboxylase subunit beta codes for MENLRLLWESTGIYNVTGPQVVMMAVGFLLLYLAIKKGFEPLLLLPIGFGAVLSNIPMAGMIDEGGILYYLYGGIKAGIFPLLIFMGVGAMTDFGPMLANPKTLFLGAAAQFGIFATLFGALALNAVPGMDFTLKQAAAIAIIGGADGPTAIYVASKLAPELLGAIAVAAYSYMALVPLIQPPIMRALTSEQERRIEMQQLRVVSKAEKIVFPLMLLVLTAMLLPSAAPLVGMFCLGNLMNASGVVDRLSKTAQNELINIVTIFLGLSVGSKLSAEAFLKMETLGILALGAVAFSIGTASGVLMAKVMNRFSSTPINPLIGAAGVSAVPMAARVANKIGLESNPHNFLLMHAMGPNVAGVIGSAVAAGVLLSLVR; via the coding sequence ATGGAAAATCTTAGACTGTTGTGGGAAAGCACGGGTATCTATAACGTTACCGGGCCGCAAGTCGTTATGATGGCTGTCGGATTTTTATTACTGTATCTCGCCATCAAGAAAGGCTTCGAGCCTCTACTGCTATTACCGATAGGCTTTGGCGCGGTGCTTAGCAATATACCGATGGCAGGCATGATAGATGAAGGCGGCATCCTTTATTACTTGTATGGCGGTATCAAGGCCGGCATCTTTCCACTGCTAATTTTCATGGGCGTTGGTGCGATGACCGATTTCGGGCCCATGCTGGCCAATCCCAAAACCTTGTTTTTAGGCGCCGCAGCCCAATTCGGTATTTTTGCGACTTTATTCGGCGCGCTGGCGTTAAATGCGGTTCCGGGTATGGACTTCACGCTTAAGCAAGCTGCGGCGATCGCTATTATTGGCGGCGCTGACGGCCCGACAGCCATCTATGTGGCCTCCAAATTGGCACCTGAGTTATTGGGTGCGATTGCGGTGGCCGCCTATTCGTACATGGCTTTGGTGCCTTTGATCCAGCCCCCGATCATGCGTGCATTGACCAGCGAACAAGAGCGACGGATAGAAATGCAGCAACTTAGAGTGGTTAGCAAAGCCGAAAAAATCGTATTTCCTTTGATGTTGCTGGTGTTGACCGCGATGTTGCTGCCTTCGGCGGCGCCACTGGTCGGCATGTTCTGTTTGGGGAATTTAATGAACGCCAGTGGCGTGGTGGACAGGCTGAGCAAAACCGCGCAAAACGAATTGATTAATATTGTCACGATATTCCTGGGCTTGTCGGTCGGTTCCAAACTGAGCGCCGAAGCGTTCTTGAAAATGGAAACGCTGGGTATTTTAGCTCTAGGCGCAGTCGCTTTTTCCATTGGCACCGCCAGTGGCGTGCTGATGGCCAAAGTCATGAACCGATTTAGCAGTACGCCGATCAATCCTTTGATTGGCGCTGCCGGTGTCTCTGCGGTGCCAATGGCTGCACGGGTTGCAAATAAGATCGGTCTGGAAAGCAATCCACATAATTTCTTGCTAATGCACGCGATGGGACCGAATGTGGCCGGGGTAATTGGCTCGGCGGTGGCGGCGGGGGTGCTGTTGAGTTTGGTGCGCTAA
- a CDS encoding glycosyltransferase family 4 protein, with the protein MNILFDHQIFCIQKYGGISRYFYELANNLRKLDQTSVEIFCPLHTNEYFYENNQIRPRGMRLPRAMPQMLSRRISSLTNVISFSLLKDKLHPDIFHETYYSLFDCCPPGAKRIITVCDMIHEKFPENFSILDKTREIKARSLHRADHIICISENTKRDLLELTDIPNEKISVIYLGHSFSTYAPSLKRNRQNKPHLLYVGKRNGYKNFANLLKAYSESKLLKNEFSIACFGGGSFTSAELKLFKALTINPDNVIYASGDDNELAAWYRSAAVFIYPSLYEGFGIPPLEAMSCDCPVVCSNNSSLPEVVGSAAELFNPEDTTEMRLAIERVVSSPDYSAQLIAKGKQRVKLFSWDKCAKDTLNTYHQLLNN; encoded by the coding sequence ATGAATATCTTGTTCGACCACCAAATATTTTGTATCCAAAAATATGGCGGCATATCTCGCTACTTTTATGAATTGGCGAATAACTTAAGAAAGCTGGATCAAACTTCTGTCGAAATATTTTGCCCTCTCCATACTAATGAATATTTCTACGAGAATAACCAAATTCGTCCTCGCGGCATGAGACTACCAAGAGCTATGCCGCAAATGCTCTCGCGAAGAATTTCCTCGTTAACAAACGTAATATCATTCAGTTTGCTTAAAGACAAGCTTCACCCTGACATTTTTCATGAAACCTATTATTCACTTTTTGATTGTTGTCCGCCTGGAGCAAAGCGAATAATCACCGTATGCGATATGATTCATGAGAAATTTCCAGAAAACTTTTCAATTTTGGATAAAACACGCGAAATTAAAGCACGTTCACTGCATCGTGCAGACCACATCATTTGCATTTCTGAAAACACTAAAAGAGATTTGCTCGAATTGACCGATATACCTAACGAGAAAATCTCTGTAATATATCTTGGACATTCCTTTTCTACCTACGCTCCATCTCTCAAGCGAAATAGGCAAAATAAACCTCATTTATTATATGTAGGTAAACGCAACGGATACAAAAACTTTGCAAACTTACTTAAGGCTTATTCGGAATCAAAATTGCTAAAAAACGAATTTTCTATCGCTTGTTTTGGCGGCGGCAGCTTTACTTCGGCTGAATTGAAACTTTTTAAAGCTCTAACTATTAACCCTGACAATGTCATTTACGCATCCGGCGATGACAATGAGTTAGCTGCTTGGTATCGTTCAGCAGCGGTTTTTATTTATCCTTCGTTGTATGAAGGATTTGGAATCCCTCCCCTAGAAGCCATGTCTTGCGACTGCCCAGTGGTGTGCTCTAATAACAGTTCGCTACCGGAAGTAGTGGGGAGCGCTGCTGAGCTATTTAATCCCGAGGATACGACCGAAATGCGATTGGCGATTGAACGAGTGGTTTCATCGCCAGATTACTCTGCACAACTGATAGCGAAAGGAAAGCAACGCGTTAAACTATTTTCTTGGGACAAATGTGCCAAAGATACGCTTAACACCTATCACCAACTTTTAAATAATTAA
- a CDS encoding GDP-mannose 4,6-dehydratase has product MKRALICGINGQDGAYLARHLLTKGYSVIGTSRDSMASSFNNLQSLGIKEQVETVSMALNDFRSVYSTILRHKPDEIYNLAGQTSVGLSFEQPVETMESIVTGTLNLLESLRFIDFTTRFYNAGSSECFGNTGETAATESTPFYPRSPYAVAKAAAHGLVANYREAYGLFACTGILFNHESPLRPERFVTQKIVRGAAQIASGNCKKLSLGDLDIERDWGWAPEYVEAMWLMIEATKPEDYIIATGKTVSLAYFVESVFSYFGLDWTDHVIQDKKLSRPLDIRTSKGNAGKAEKELGWKYQSDVDAVVNFMCKDTELKVPM; this is encoded by the coding sequence ATGAAACGTGCATTAATTTGTGGAATTAACGGTCAAGACGGCGCTTATTTAGCCCGCCATTTATTAACAAAAGGCTATTCGGTGATTGGTACATCCCGAGACTCGATGGCGAGTTCATTTAACAATCTTCAATCTCTGGGTATTAAGGAACAAGTCGAAACGGTATCCATGGCGCTTAACGATTTTCGGAGCGTTTATTCGACAATACTACGACATAAACCAGACGAAATTTACAATTTAGCAGGCCAAACTTCAGTGGGTTTATCGTTTGAGCAACCCGTTGAAACTATGGAAAGCATCGTCACGGGTACGTTGAATTTATTGGAATCCCTTCGATTTATCGATTTCACCACGCGTTTCTATAACGCAGGCTCGAGCGAATGCTTTGGTAATACCGGAGAGACGGCTGCCACCGAATCCACGCCTTTTTACCCTCGAAGCCCTTACGCAGTCGCTAAAGCCGCTGCACATGGCCTAGTGGCTAATTATCGGGAAGCGTACGGCTTATTTGCCTGCACAGGTATTCTTTTTAATCACGAATCCCCTTTACGGCCTGAACGTTTTGTGACACAAAAAATAGTACGTGGCGCCGCGCAAATAGCTTCTGGGAATTGTAAAAAATTAAGTCTTGGAGATTTAGATATTGAAAGAGATTGGGGGTGGGCACCTGAATATGTGGAGGCCATGTGGTTAATGATAGAAGCTACTAAACCAGAGGATTATATTATCGCCACAGGCAAAACGGTATCTTTGGCATATTTTGTCGAAAGCGTATTTAGTTATTTCGGACTGGATTGGACAGACCACGTTATACAAGATAAAAAACTCTCAAGACCACTAGATATTAGAACTAGTAAAGGTAACGCTGGCAAAGCAGAAAAGGAGTTGGGCTGGAAATATCAAAGTGATGTTGATGCTGTTGTAAATTTTATGTGTAAAGACACCGAGTTAAAAGTACCTATGTAA